In the Clostridium beijerinckii genome, one interval contains:
- a CDS encoding leucine-rich repeat domain-containing protein, translating to MKKLKLTKVIAITLVAASVLALNPIGANAEWKKDAKGWWYTEGNSWAEGFRVIDGYLYFFDSQGYMDHGKPNDFGDKVGLNDDGQFTNVTINGAWAFCKLSGEIVAYLGSDSNVVIPDKIDNVAVTGIGNKAFYKHNNIKNIIIPNSVTNIEDSAFYGCANLASLNIPASVQSIGEKALIGCSSLANISVDDNNISYKSVDGVLYSKNGTNILCYPAAKVDKNYTIPSGVIIIGNSAFSKCTNLTSIEIPDSVKTIDYRAFEGCTGLTKIKIPDSVTSIVNSAFIGCSNLTSANIPSGLTSIEPSIFAGCTNLTSMTIPNSVTQIGMSAFGGCKNTNFYVKSEAMKQLLRRSGVNQNKIVVSV from the coding sequence ATGAAAAAATTAAAATTAACAAAAGTAATAGCTATTACATTAGTAGCAGCTTCAGTATTGGCATTAAATCCGATAGGAGCAAATGCAGAATGGAAAAAGGATGCAAAAGGCTGGTGGTATACAGAAGGAAACTCATGGGCTGAAGGTTTCAGAGTAATAGATGGGTATTTATATTTTTTTGATTCACAAGGCTATATGGATCATGGTAAGCCAAATGATTTTGGAGATAAAGTTGGATTAAATGATGATGGTCAATTTACAAATGTCACAATAAATGGAGCATGGGCTTTTTGCAAATTATCAGGTGAAATAGTAGCATATCTAGGTTCTGACAGCAATGTAGTAATTCCAGATAAAATTGATAATGTTGCAGTAACAGGCATAGGTAATAAGGCATTTTATAAACACAATAATATTAAAAATATAATTATTCCTAATAGTGTGACAAATATAGAAGACTCTGCATTTTATGGCTGTGCAAATTTGGCAAGCTTAAATATTCCAGCAAGCGTTCAATCTATAGGGGAAAAAGCATTAATAGGTTGTAGTAGCTTAGCAAATATATCTGTAGATGATAATAATATAAGTTATAAAAGTGTTGATGGAGTGTTATATAGTAAAAACGGAACTAATATACTATGTTATCCGGCTGCAAAAGTAGATAAAAATTATACAATTCCCAGTGGTGTAATAATTATAGGAAATAGTGCGTTTAGTAAATGTACAAATCTAACAAGCATAGAAATTCCTGATAGTGTAAAAACTATAGATTACAGAGCATTTGAAGGGTGTACAGGCTTAACAAAGATAAAAATTCCTGATAGTGTAACAAGTATAGTAAATAGTGCATTTATTGGATGTTCAAACTTAACAAGTGCAAACATTCCAAGTGGTTTGACATCTATAGAACCTAGTATTTTTGCAGGTTGCACTAACTTAACAAGCATGACAATTCCTAACAGTGTAACTCAAATAGGAATGAGTGCATTTGGTGGATGTAAAAATACAAACTTTTATGTAAAGAGTGAAGCAATGAAACAACTTTTACGTAGATCTGGTGTAAATCAAAATAAGATTGTAGTAAGCGTTTAG
- a CDS encoding flavodoxin family protein → MKVLLIYSSIHHGNTEKIVRAMGESINADIIETRNLKINTLNEYDLIGFGSGIYYGKLHKNILELIDKLPTLSNKKVFVFSTSGQGKVKYNDFVEQKLKEKGFNVVGSFACKGYDTFGPFKLIGGIAKGRPNDKDFQNAKDFAKKLISL, encoded by the coding sequence ATGAAAGTTTTATTAATCTACTCATCTATACATCATGGTAATACTGAAAAAATAGTAAGGGCAATGGGCGAATCTATAAATGCTGATATAATAGAAACAAGAAATTTAAAGATAAATACATTAAATGAATATGATCTAATAGGTTTTGGTTCTGGAATATATTATGGGAAGTTACATAAAAATATTCTTGAGTTAATTGACAAGTTACCAACTTTGTCTAATAAAAAAGTATTTGTTTTTTCTACGAGTGGACAGGGTAAAGTTAAATATAATGATTTTGTTGAACAAAAGCTAAAAGAAAAAGGGTTTAATGTTGTTGGTAGTTTTGCATGCAAGGGTTATGATACTTTTGGACCATTTAAATTAATCGGTGGAATCGCTAAAGGCAGGCCAAATGATAAGGATTTTCAAAATGCAAAAGATTTTGCTAAAAAACTTATATCTTTATAA